In one window of Corallococcus macrosporus DNA:
- a CDS encoding redoxin domain-containing protein, translating to MAPSTPAPSRPLPPGTPAPPFQLAVTPDTRVSLADCSGSPMVLVFYPADFSPVCSDELALFNELLPEFHRHGARVFGVSVDSVWSHLAFAKERKLRFPLLADFHPKGEMSRRYHAWRESEGVCERALYVLDGDGVVAWSHVSPPGVNPGVDGVLEALEDLSARAAPEEARP from the coding sequence ATGGCCCCTTCCACGCCTGCCCCGTCGCGCCCGCTGCCCCCCGGTACGCCGGCCCCTCCGTTCCAGCTCGCGGTCACGCCCGACACGCGGGTGTCCCTGGCGGACTGCTCGGGCTCGCCCATGGTGCTCGTCTTCTACCCCGCGGACTTCAGCCCGGTGTGCAGCGACGAGCTGGCCCTCTTCAACGAGCTGCTTCCGGAGTTCCATCGGCATGGCGCGCGGGTGTTCGGCGTGTCGGTGGACAGCGTGTGGTCACACCTCGCGTTCGCGAAGGAGCGCAAGCTGCGCTTCCCGCTGCTCGCGGACTTCCACCCCAAGGGTGAGATGTCGCGGCGCTACCACGCGTGGCGGGAGTCCGAAGGCGTCTGCGAGCGAGCCCTCTACGTGCTGGACGGCGACGGCGTCGTCGCCTGGTCGCACGTGTCGCCGCCCGGGGTGAACCCTGGCGTGGACGGCGTGCTGGAGGCGCTGGAGGACCTGTCCGCGCGCGCGGCACCGGAAGAGGCACGCCCGTGA
- a CDS encoding thioredoxin domain-containing protein has product MSRLRRPLGPDDRIQGPRDAPVILVEYGDYQCPYCGAAYGEVKQLQARLGSRLGFVFRDFPLTQAHPQALQAAEAASAADAQGCFWEMHDLLFEHQDMLERPGLLELAKLLALDLDRFRADLDSHRFEERVHRDFMDGVRSGVNGTPTFFANGHRHDGAFDAASLLEALTGGVGASR; this is encoded by the coding sequence GTGAGCCGGCTGCGCAGACCCCTGGGCCCCGACGACCGCATCCAGGGACCGCGCGACGCGCCCGTCATCCTGGTGGAGTACGGCGACTACCAGTGCCCCTACTGCGGCGCGGCCTACGGGGAGGTGAAGCAGCTCCAGGCGCGCCTGGGCTCGCGGCTGGGGTTCGTGTTCCGCGACTTCCCGCTGACGCAGGCGCACCCGCAGGCCCTCCAGGCGGCGGAGGCTGCTTCCGCCGCGGATGCGCAGGGCTGCTTCTGGGAGATGCACGACCTGCTCTTCGAACACCAGGACATGCTGGAGCGGCCCGGGTTGCTGGAGCTCGCGAAGCTGCTGGCGCTGGACCTGGACCGCTTCCGCGCGGACCTGGACTCGCACCGGTTCGAGGAGCGCGTGCACCGGGACTTCATGGACGGCGTGCGCAGCGGCGTGAACGGCACGCCGACCTTCTTCGCCAACGGCCACCGGCACGATGGCGCCTTCGACGCTGCCTCGCTGCTGGAGGCACTGACGGGAGGCGTGGGCGCCTCCCGTTGA
- a CDS encoding mechanosensitive ion channel family protein: MDEIVVQLKSLALTEALPLLLKVIGALFIWFIGRAVIGGFRKVLDMGLQRRQLDATLIRYVGSLFSGTLTLMLIIGILGVMGVETTSFAALIAAAGIAIGAAWSGLLANFAAGVFLLVLRPFRVGEAIEAGGVTGIVQEIGLFVTTLDTADNVRISVGNNKMFSDNIINFSHHSQRKLTVKVPLMHGVDVRVLQQALLDRMPSVKGVQERPAPQVEIEEFTLQGPVLTVSVFCKPTEYSDTQANVGEAIAETLFIAGYTVPMPATLASPRALAKAG, encoded by the coding sequence ATGGATGAAATCGTCGTTCAATTGAAGTCACTTGCCCTCACCGAAGCACTGCCGCTGCTGCTCAAGGTCATTGGCGCGCTGTTCATCTGGTTCATCGGGCGGGCCGTCATTGGCGGCTTCCGCAAGGTGCTGGACATGGGGCTGCAGCGGCGGCAGCTGGACGCCACGCTCATCCGCTACGTCGGCTCGCTCTTCAGCGGCACGCTCACCCTGATGCTGATCATCGGCATCCTGGGGGTGATGGGCGTGGAGACGACGTCCTTCGCCGCCCTGATCGCCGCCGCGGGTATCGCCATCGGCGCCGCCTGGTCCGGGCTGCTCGCCAACTTCGCGGCGGGCGTCTTCCTGCTGGTGCTGCGGCCCTTCCGCGTGGGCGAGGCGATTGAAGCTGGCGGCGTCACGGGCATCGTCCAGGAGATCGGCCTGTTCGTCACCACGCTCGACACGGCGGACAACGTGCGGATCTCCGTGGGCAACAACAAGATGTTCAGCGACAACATCATCAACTTCAGCCACCACTCGCAGCGCAAGCTGACGGTCAAGGTGCCGCTGATGCACGGCGTGGACGTGCGGGTGCTCCAGCAGGCGCTGCTGGACCGCATGCCTTCGGTGAAGGGCGTCCAGGAGAGGCCCGCGCCCCAGGTGGAGATCGAGGAGTTCACGCTCCAGGGGCCGGTCCTGACGGTGAGTGTCTTCTGCAAGCCCACCGAGTACAGCGACACGCAGGCCAACGTCGGTGAGGCGATCGCGGAGACCCTCTTCATCGCGGGCTACACCGTGCCCATGCCCGCCACCCTGGCCTCGCCGCGGGCACTCGCGAAGGCGGGCTGA
- a CDS encoding lipase/acyltransferase domain-containing protein, whose translation MRLLPVPFLMLLSACTASRVALPPPTGDEVTVFIHGYRGSFLATADAERERAWVSVGDLLTRGERSLALPFPGQRPAPNFGALEVDGPMTRFTVLPWVARYDIYKRFQEFARERLPGFMVFDYDWRQDNRVTAKRLCALLEELAASRGGRVKVNLVAHSMGGLVTLHCLRYGTGDDTGEPTWAGARHVKRVVFLGTPFRGAPGMFDDFTLGTPVGRNRALLSPEALFTFASAFQLLPAQSDFFVDASGQPVAFDAYRPEAWVDGGWGVFQDAAVRELPAYRQWLERMLEARSGLSRALSEREGPPPPFRTLAVVGVGHPLIKSFRVIDGKPTFEDPVLADGDGSVLTTRAMPPVPLHVDRLETKADHVAMVGDEEVMEAVARFVTED comes from the coding sequence ATGCGTCTGCTCCCGGTGCCGTTCCTGATGTTGCTGAGCGCCTGCACGGCCTCTCGCGTCGCCCTGCCTCCGCCCACGGGCGACGAGGTGACGGTCTTCATCCACGGCTACCGGGGATCGTTCCTGGCCACGGCGGACGCGGAGCGCGAGCGGGCGTGGGTGTCCGTGGGTGACCTGCTGACGCGCGGAGAGCGTTCGCTGGCGCTGCCGTTTCCCGGGCAGCGGCCGGCGCCGAACTTCGGCGCGCTGGAGGTGGACGGGCCGATGACGCGCTTCACGGTGCTGCCGTGGGTGGCGCGCTACGACATCTACAAGCGCTTCCAGGAGTTCGCGCGCGAGCGCCTGCCGGGCTTCATGGTCTTCGACTACGACTGGCGCCAGGACAACCGCGTGACGGCGAAGCGGCTGTGCGCGCTATTGGAGGAACTCGCGGCGTCGCGGGGCGGCCGGGTGAAGGTGAACCTGGTGGCGCACAGCATGGGCGGGCTCGTCACGCTGCACTGCCTGCGCTACGGCACCGGCGACGACACGGGCGAGCCCACGTGGGCGGGCGCGCGGCACGTGAAGCGTGTGGTGTTCCTGGGCACGCCGTTCCGGGGCGCGCCGGGCATGTTCGACGACTTCACCCTGGGCACGCCGGTGGGGCGCAACCGGGCGCTCCTGTCCCCGGAGGCGCTCTTCACCTTCGCGTCCGCGTTCCAGTTGCTGCCCGCGCAAAGCGACTTCTTCGTGGACGCGAGCGGTCAGCCGGTGGCGTTCGACGCGTACCGGCCGGAGGCGTGGGTGGACGGCGGGTGGGGCGTGTTCCAGGACGCGGCCGTGCGCGAGCTGCCCGCGTATCGCCAGTGGCTGGAGCGCATGCTGGAGGCGCGCTCGGGCTTGTCGCGGGCCCTGTCCGAGCGCGAGGGGCCGCCGCCGCCCTTCCGCACGCTGGCGGTGGTGGGCGTGGGGCATCCGTTGATCAAGTCCTTCCGGGTCATCGACGGGAAGCCCACGTTCGAGGACCCGGTGCTCGCGGACGGCGACGGCTCCGTGCTCACGACGCGGGCCATGCCTCCGGTGCCGCTCCACGTGGACCGGCTGGAGACGAAGGCGGACCACGTCGCGATGGTGGGCGACGAGGAGGTCATGGAGGCCGTCGCGCGCTTCGTCACGGAGGACTGA
- a CDS encoding H-type lectin domain-containing protein codes for MAEVNPNEIRGSKEVPNIPVGESNRIVEAGGLTIRMGTIYAANLTAVNSPKVIPVRFGKSFASPPAVHLSVLSFDISGSSHRVGMHVTEVYNDSCVIQVYTWADTTIHAVWANWMAIGG; via the coding sequence ATGGCTGAGGTGAATCCGAACGAGATCCGCGGCTCGAAGGAGGTTCCGAACATCCCGGTGGGGGAGAGCAACCGGATTGTCGAGGCGGGTGGACTCACGATCCGCATGGGAACGATCTATGCCGCGAACCTCACCGCCGTGAATTCCCCCAAGGTCATCCCGGTGCGGTTCGGGAAGAGCTTCGCGTCCCCGCCTGCCGTGCATCTCTCTGTACTGTCCTTTGATATCAGCGGCAGTAGTCATCGCGTCGGGATGCACGTGACAGAGGTGTATAACGATTCCTGTGTCATCCAGGTTTATACGTGGGCCGACACGACGATTCATGCGGTCTGGGCGAACTGGATGGCCATTGGCGGATGA
- a CDS encoding DUF3626 domain-containing protein, producing MPSTHPALSHVHEQARGGPLDRRLRVTLHFHPDALFEGGGILAAMRRDGRYRSQFETRTSNGGLTAFPEGARWRWESRLFNGFYDQRGGHERPKYGSLNFRADPYGGSPRFGSSYFRLTEEPLDRTSFCFPDSVFEPTSFGTSERMALIELAEATPLEDPLDGYVEAHVHGDLRLPDDAEALVLDPSYRGTHVEEEARALGVGLEWHPGYAVTVEALRPHAGYRGDDILRLAERVAGNDMLTPFILGRARSDPSVEPQQLKKLWHCVARFGRAWDWPAPTG from the coding sequence ATGCCCTCCACGCACCCTGCCCTGTCGCATGTCCACGAGCAGGCCCGGGGAGGCCCGCTGGATCGACGGCTGCGCGTCACGCTGCACTTCCATCCGGATGCCCTCTTCGAGGGCGGCGGCATCCTGGCGGCGATGCGGCGTGACGGCCGGTACCGCTCCCAGTTCGAGACGCGCACGAGCAACGGCGGGCTCACGGCCTTTCCCGAGGGAGCCCGCTGGCGGTGGGAGAGCCGGCTCTTCAACGGCTTCTATGATCAGCGCGGTGGCCACGAGCGCCCCAAGTACGGCTCGCTGAACTTCCGGGCGGATCCCTACGGGGGCTCACCGCGTTTCGGCTCCAGCTACTTCCGGCTGACGGAGGAGCCCCTGGACCGCACCAGCTTCTGCTTCCCGGACAGCGTCTTCGAGCCCACGTCCTTCGGAACCTCCGAGCGGATGGCGCTCATCGAGCTGGCGGAGGCCACGCCGCTGGAGGATCCGCTGGACGGGTATGTCGAAGCGCACGTCCATGGTGACCTGCGGCTCCCGGACGACGCCGAGGCGCTGGTGCTGGACCCCAGCTACCGGGGGACCCACGTCGAAGAGGAGGCCCGCGCGCTGGGCGTCGGCCTGGAGTGGCATCCAGGCTACGCCGTCACGGTGGAGGCGCTGCGCCCCCACGCGGGCTACCGGGGTGACGACATCCTCCGGCTCGCGGAGCGGGTCGCGGGCAACGACATGCTCACGCCGTTCATCCTCGGCAGGGCGCGTTCAGACCCGTCCGTGGAGCCACAGCAGCTCAAGAAGCTCTGGCACTGCGTGGCCCGCTTCGGGCGGGCCTGGGACTGGCCCGCACCGACCGGGTGA
- a CDS encoding glycosyltransferase family 4 protein, with amino-acid sequence MQSSPPRIAFAIETTLGNAVFLENLKRGLARRDDITPVWLPIDEHADDVWEQLPLVRSRLSVRGGLRTRSALNQAFAKEPVSAAVVHTQRMAHLAHDFMRRVPSVISTDATPSGLEDYLRYYGLPTQHAGWVGRAKNALHRRTYAIAKGMLSFSEFTKRSLVEEYGVPDASVHVVWPSVDTTLWRPAPEKKPRDGVVRLLFVGGDLGRKGGKLLLRWARETRRKNWQLDLVTSETFEAPPGVRVHVGVQPNSPELIGLAQAADLFVLPTMADMSSWAIAEAKAAGLAVVSTPAGGVGELVRDGVDGRIVPVGDYGALANTLDTLVGHPDTLEAMGREARRMAEAHMDLDTTCSRMVAFIRHVTGV; translated from the coding sequence ATGCAGTCATCGCCCCCACGCATCGCGTTCGCCATCGAGACGACGCTCGGCAACGCGGTGTTCCTGGAGAACCTCAAGCGGGGCCTGGCGCGGCGCGACGACATCACGCCGGTGTGGCTGCCCATCGACGAGCACGCGGACGACGTCTGGGAGCAGCTGCCGCTGGTGCGCTCGCGGCTGTCGGTGCGCGGAGGGCTGCGGACACGCAGCGCGCTGAACCAGGCCTTCGCGAAGGAGCCGGTGAGCGCCGCGGTGGTGCACACGCAGCGGATGGCGCACCTGGCGCACGACTTCATGCGCCGCGTGCCCAGCGTCATCTCCACGGACGCGACGCCGAGCGGGCTGGAGGACTACCTGCGCTACTACGGCCTGCCCACGCAGCACGCGGGCTGGGTGGGCCGGGCGAAGAACGCGCTGCACCGGCGCACGTACGCCATCGCGAAGGGGATGCTGTCCTTCTCCGAGTTCACCAAGCGCTCCCTGGTGGAGGAGTACGGCGTGCCCGACGCGAGCGTGCACGTGGTGTGGCCCAGCGTGGACACGACGCTGTGGCGCCCCGCGCCGGAGAAGAAGCCCCGGGACGGCGTGGTGCGGCTGCTCTTCGTGGGCGGCGACCTGGGGCGCAAGGGCGGCAAGCTGCTGCTGCGCTGGGCGCGCGAGACGCGGCGGAAGAACTGGCAGCTGGACCTGGTGACGTCCGAAACCTTCGAGGCACCGCCGGGCGTGCGCGTGCACGTCGGCGTGCAGCCGAACTCGCCGGAGCTCATCGGCCTGGCGCAGGCGGCGGACCTCTTCGTGCTGCCGACGATGGCGGACATGTCGTCGTGGGCCATCGCGGAGGCGAAGGCCGCGGGCCTGGCGGTGGTGTCCACGCCCGCGGGTGGCGTGGGGGAGCTGGTGCGCGACGGCGTGGACGGGCGCATCGTACCGGTGGGCGACTATGGAGCGCTGGCGAACACGCTGGACACGCTGGTGGGGCACCCGGACACGCTGGAGGCCATGGGCCGCGAGGCCCGCCGCATGGCCGAGGCGCACATGGACCTGGACACGACGTGCTCGCGGATGGTCGCGTTCATCCGCCACGTGACCGGCGTCTGA
- a CDS encoding hemolysin family protein — protein MLVLANGVFAGAELGLLSVRKTRLKELLEQGSKSAKAVSALRDDPERLLATVQIGITVIGSTAAAFGGASIAQRLSGVLAGLGVPEATASQVSFALVVALVSYLSLVLGELVPKSLALRFSEQYALTLGRPLKALAWVMRPLVWFLTASSNVVLKLFGDRTNFSESRLSPDELQQLVEEASKQGTLDPRAGEIASRAFELGDLTLGEVMVTREHIVALRRHASTEEIRQVLLEHGHSRMPVYEGTIDNVVGYIVAKDLLGVAWEANLIVLEDVLRPPLFLVESMRAIAAMKELQRRRMQLAVVVDEHGGVVGLVTVEDLVEELVGDILSESETPEELVRREGPTVAVVQGEASLREVNRALGLELEESEDYSTVAGLCIALAGGAIPEKGARLSLPDGTLLEVVEASPRRVREVRFHLPETPVQTEA, from the coding sequence TTGCTGGTGCTGGCCAACGGCGTCTTCGCCGGCGCCGAGCTGGGCCTGCTGTCCGTGCGCAAGACGCGGCTGAAGGAGCTGCTGGAGCAGGGCAGCAAGTCCGCGAAGGCGGTGTCGGCGCTGCGGGATGATCCGGAGCGGCTGCTGGCCACGGTGCAGATTGGCATCACGGTGATTGGCTCCACGGCGGCGGCCTTCGGCGGCGCGAGCATCGCGCAGCGGCTTTCGGGGGTGCTCGCGGGGCTGGGCGTGCCGGAGGCCACGGCGAGCCAGGTGTCGTTCGCGCTGGTGGTCGCGCTGGTGTCGTACCTGTCGCTGGTGCTGGGGGAGCTGGTCCCCAAGTCGCTGGCGCTGCGCTTCTCCGAACAGTACGCGCTGACGCTGGGCCGGCCGCTCAAGGCGTTGGCGTGGGTGATGCGCCCGCTGGTGTGGTTCCTCACCGCGAGCTCCAACGTGGTGCTGAAGCTCTTCGGGGACCGGACGAACTTCTCCGAGTCGCGCCTGTCGCCGGACGAGCTGCAGCAACTGGTGGAGGAGGCGTCGAAGCAGGGCACGTTGGATCCGCGCGCGGGCGAGATTGCCTCCCGGGCCTTCGAGCTGGGGGACCTGACGCTGGGCGAGGTGATGGTGACGCGCGAGCACATCGTCGCGCTGCGCCGCCACGCGAGCACGGAGGAGATCCGCCAGGTGCTGCTGGAGCACGGGCACTCGCGCATGCCGGTGTACGAGGGCACCATCGACAACGTGGTGGGCTACATCGTGGCCAAGGACCTGCTGGGCGTGGCCTGGGAGGCGAACCTCATCGTCCTGGAGGACGTGCTGCGCCCGCCGCTGTTCCTGGTGGAGTCCATGCGCGCCATCGCGGCGATGAAGGAGCTGCAGCGCCGGCGCATGCAGCTGGCGGTGGTGGTGGACGAGCACGGCGGCGTGGTGGGGCTGGTGACGGTGGAGGACCTGGTGGAGGAGCTCGTCGGAGACATCCTCAGCGAGTCCGAGACGCCCGAGGAGCTGGTGCGCCGCGAGGGCCCCACCGTCGCGGTGGTGCAGGGCGAGGCGAGCCTGCGCGAGGTGAACCGCGCGCTGGGGCTGGAGCTGGAGGAGAGCGAGGACTACTCCACCGTCGCGGGCCTGTGCATCGCGCTGGCGGGGGGCGCCATCCCGGAGAAGGGTGCGAGGCTGTCACTGCCGGACGGCACGCTGCTGGAGGTGGTGGAGGCGTCGCCGCGCCGCGTGCGCGAGGTGCGCTTCCATCTTCCGGAAACTCCCGTTCAAACGGAGGCATGA
- a CDS encoding response regulator, producing the protein MPAGPRKVLPRSGGCLGRLAVDDGARKVLVVDDDADWREFLRVSLEDLGYETTEAADGQEALDSLKRGERFGVMLLDLNMPGMSGLEVVEKLPRVSTNPRIVFLTSAAAQDVGSALMSGPHYYLPKGASRDQLSLLLQSLGV; encoded by the coding sequence ATGCCAGCGGGGCCCCGGAAGGTTCTCCCCAGGTCAGGAGGATGCTTGGGGCGACTCGCGGTGGATGACGGTGCTCGGAAGGTCCTGGTCGTGGACGACGACGCGGACTGGCGGGAATTCCTCCGCGTCAGTCTGGAGGACCTTGGCTATGAGACCACCGAGGCTGCGGACGGCCAGGAGGCGCTGGACTCGCTCAAGCGGGGGGAGCGCTTCGGGGTCATGCTGCTGGACCTGAACATGCCGGGCATGAGCGGCCTGGAGGTCGTGGAGAAGCTGCCGCGGGTGTCCACCAACCCGCGCATCGTCTTCCTGACCTCGGCGGCGGCCCAGGATGTGGGCAGCGCACTCATGTCAGGTCCCCACTACTACCTGCCCAAGGGAGCGAGCCGCGATCAATTGTCGCTCCTCCTGCAATCGCTGGGGGTGTAG
- a CDS encoding metallophosphoesterase family protein yields the protein MPISFSMPSLKLAHLSDLHLDMSRESDAAASSLVKALAAQDVDHVVVTGDLTHRGSHAEFQRFREHFSPWMETGRLTFIPGNHDRPGEDVGSGFMEGRKVHTVEKAGLFLVCVDSTGEHNRNYFHSHGELTEGVVDEVDRALDAAPKDTLVAVLLHHHVMPLPLESFPEWIATKFGLPHASELALGSRLLERVGGRCDLVLHGHRHIPNEADLGSPGERALRVYNSGSSTDLGRFRVFSHMGGQLVGPPEWAQASEPAKPRTAVHNVRPALQYLVGQLGMALF from the coding sequence ATGCCTATCTCCTTCAGCATGCCTTCCCTGAAGCTGGCGCATCTTTCGGATCTTCATCTGGACATGAGCCGCGAGAGCGATGCCGCGGCGTCCTCACTGGTGAAGGCCCTGGCCGCGCAGGACGTGGATCACGTGGTGGTGACGGGAGACCTCACGCACCGCGGTTCCCACGCGGAGTTCCAGCGCTTCCGTGAACACTTCTCGCCCTGGATGGAGACCGGACGCCTCACCTTCATCCCCGGCAACCATGACCGGCCCGGCGAGGATGTCGGCAGCGGGTTCATGGAGGGACGCAAGGTCCACACGGTGGAGAAGGCGGGACTCTTCCTGGTGTGCGTGGACTCCACCGGTGAGCACAACCGCAACTATTTCCACAGCCATGGCGAACTGACGGAAGGCGTCGTGGACGAAGTGGACCGCGCGCTGGATGCCGCGCCGAAGGACACGCTGGTCGCGGTGCTGCTGCACCACCACGTGATGCCGCTGCCGCTGGAGAGCTTCCCGGAGTGGATCGCCACGAAGTTCGGCCTGCCCCACGCGTCGGAGCTGGCGTTGGGAAGCCGACTGCTGGAGCGCGTGGGCGGCCGGTGTGACCTGGTGCTGCACGGCCACCGGCACATCCCCAACGAGGCGGACCTGGGCAGCCCGGGTGAGCGCGCGCTGCGCGTCTACAACTCCGGCAGCAGCACGGACCTGGGCCGCTTCCGCGTCTTCAGCCACATGGGCGGCCAGCTGGTGGGCCCGCCCGAGTGGGCCCAGGCGTCGGAGCCGGCGAAGCCGCGCACGGCCGTGCACAACGTCAGGCCCGCCCTCCAGTACCTGGTGGGCCAGCTGGGCATGGCGCTCTTCTAG